The DNA window CTATTATAGAACTTTTACTAAATATGAGTGttaaacaaattatatttaaaaaataaaattttcttttctgtaatataatatttgattctgtaaataaaattaaattttcttaatcaattatatatatagatgAATATAAGTgttaaacaaattatataattacaCTGAcaattaaagatattattagcttttactaattaaaaattcacaatacattatttagaaaaatatatattttacatattttgtAATTAATATAATGATGGTATGAGTATTTGGATTATATGGATCTTTTTATGTGATTGTTGCAATagtaacttttaaattattaattaatatattaaaattttattattaatatacagactaagtttaattaatttaatttttgtattcaCGATGAAGTGTTAAtatgatatataatttaaagaaaaataaagtctcattattaaaatataatttttcatatacTGTAGGAATTAAACTGTAATTTTTTGCAAACTGATTTTGCAACTGAAACAGCCCATTTAGGGCTGCCACGTACAAGGAGCAGGAGTTTCCTGCAACTCAAACTGCGGGAGAatattgttctttttttatttagcaTATGTTTACCGATTTCATTGTTAATTTGTTATTAATATTAGGGAAATTCTTATCTAGATCCGGTCCATAAATTTTCCATGCACTATTATTAcagatattttaatttattttccctTATTTGCAGGGAATGGCAGGCATGACCCTAACGGCAGCAATACCAACCTTAACACCGCCTAGATGCCACGGATCCGGCGCCAATTGCCCCCAAGCAGATAAATGGCAGCTTGCCTTCCTCTTTGTAAGTCTCGGATTTCTGTCGATCGGAGCCGGCGGTATTCGGCCATGCAATATTGCATTCGGTGCCGATCAGTTCGACACCACAACAGCCAAAGGACGGTCACAGCTCGAGAGTTTTTTCAACTGGTGGTACTTCTTCTTCACAGTTGCTCTAGTCATAGCTCTTACAGTCGTTGTCTACATTCAGACCAGTGTCAGCTGGATGATCGGATTTATAATCCCGACCGCTTGTTTGTTCGTCTCCATTTCCATATTCTTGATCGGATATAATACTTACATTCGCAAAGCTCCGCGAGGCAGCGTTTTCGCTGATATGATCAATGTCACAATCGCTGCTTGTAGAAAGCGCAAGCTGACAATTACTTCGGATACTAAGTATTCCTTTTACGAACCTCCGATGGACGCGTCCGAGCTGCATCACAAACTCGCTCATACTGATCGGTTCAAATTCTTGGATAAGGCGGCTATGATAAGCGACCAGAGCGAACTAGATGATCGAGGAATTGCGAAGAATTCGACAAGATTATGCAGTTTACAGCAAGTGGAGCAACTGAAATGTTTAGTTGCAATCGGGCCTGTTTGGGTGTCAGGAATTCTCTGTTTTATACCAATGGATCAGCAGAATTCATTTGGTATCCTGCAAGCTATTCAGATGAACAGAACCGTTGGAAAAAAATTTGTAATTCCGCCAGGATGGATGGGTCTCACATCTATGATCGCTCTTTCGTTATGGATTTACTTCTACGAGCGGATTTACCTCCCGGGTTCGAAGAAATTCACCGGAAAAGAGAGACGAATGACTCTTCAGCAGAGAATTAAGGTCGGCATTGTAATGTCAATTCTCTGTATGTTAGTTGGTGGAGTTGTTGAGAAGCAGCGCCGTGACTCAGCTTTGAGAAACGGAACATTTACTGCCCCGTTATCAATCGTCGCGATTTTTCCCCAATTTGTCCTGTCAGGATTAATCGAAGCTTTTGGAGCGGTTGCTATAATGGAGTTTTACACCACCGGAATGCCTGAGAGCATGAGAACTGTTGCAGGAGCGGTTTTCTTTCTCAGTTTATCAATAACGAGCTATATAAGTACATTACTTATCAATATTATCCACTCTGTCACCggaaaaaatggaaaaacgcCGTGGATCGGCGGTCACGATCTCAATCATAACAGACTGGATCACTATTACTACCTGATCGCCTGTCTAGcagtattcaatttaatttatttcagcTGCTATGCCAGCCGCTACGTAGTGGCGAAAAAGCATCACAATACAGGAAGTATAAAATCGGAAACAGATACTTCAAACTCCTGCCATTATTCGAGCAATCTGAGCACTAAAGATTCAGTTCACGACGAGGAAAAAGAGTTGGAAACACGTGGCCGACATTGacaaggaagaagaagaagaagattcaGACAATCGGATCGTGCAAATCCTGAAACAGAAATTCGATTGTCAGGTAtaaattttgtaatgtttttaatacttgtcttttttaagtaattaattttcattttgagagctttttatttttagtttggtCCTATCAATCCTGACGATGATGGTGCGGaagttaatgttattaattataaatgagTGATGTAAATatacgtactttatcataaacAGATTATCAATTGGTTCAATGTCAGGATTGCAGTTTTCAGGTCGATTCAATCAatgaaaaatttcaaatattgtagtatattattatttagcttttccaaattttaaaaattgcctTCACCTATAATGCATATTGTCAAAATTTGATTAACAAATTGCAATTttagtcaaaataaataattatagccattaatataattaaatttattaaaaaaattgatcaaagCATTATACCAGTTTAGTCCAACAAGTTTATATTTTGTATCTATTATATTCAAGCAACTAATAAAAAGGAATGAAAgatctaattgataaaaatactaTACAATCCAGTATCTTAagtaattttattgataaattacTCTATtttgaagagagagaaaatcaAATTTTCTTTGATAGTAACTTAACTTTTAGAAAGAAAATTGATGATTgttaaaaatttagataaatttaaTGGATaactttttagattttttaagtttttaattttttttttcaatcacaGAATAGTTTATCATAAAACAATTCGGGAACaaaaagatattttattttctcaattGTATCCTcacctcttttattttttagttttaatataattggcactaattacaaaatttattgaatcaaacaaacaaaaaaaattatatctataataaacttatcaaattaattataattctaGATATATTAGTTCATTTTGtcttaaaaatttacattttacgCCGAATATAGTGGAGATTCTACTGTAGACAACAACATTagtaattatgattattatgagTGCCAGAatcataaatgtttttaaagggaataatatagataaaattatcattttgaaaGATTTCGTCGAAATTGttcgtttgaatttttttcaaaaagctAATCATAGGTTCCTCTTTCTCCTTATCAAAACAGTAGAGCCGTCATACTCATTATTAAACTTGTTAAAGAGATGACATATAACGAAAGTATATCTTTTTGATCAGAGGTTGAATTGATCATCATACGAAGAATTAGACCAAAAATTAGGAgagatatatatattgaaaatgaaaaaaaaaagtttaaaaaataagagaattaaatgaaaattatagaaaaaaaagttaacttTTAGCTTGGTCGACATCGAGGACAGGGATATTTTACTTCTGGGTTTGAAGCATTTTGATGTATTAGAAAATCTAAGTAAAGTTTGTAGAACTAATATTCTATTTTCCAATCATGAAAAGGACGGTCTGTTTATAAGTAGTAGAAGACAACATCACGCATCTATGTAAGAATCCTGCCAACATAGCAATTCATGAGCATATAAAACCAATAAATATGGGGTAATTGATCATATAAATATATCCAAACTATGGTTATTTTACaagtttgtaatttaattttaatttgttttatttaaattattaaatttcaattttattttcaacgATAAATTTtctgattaaaataaatatttggcagttgaattttatttttacttgaaATTTTAATGTGCATGAATAATTTGACATATGTAAATCTCTCCTTCCTAACATAACCCTATTGCGACGTGTCGAAATTCGGCTGCCCATATAGCCGGAAAATctcatttgaaattaaataaaaaatgaaataaacaaaaaattggtaaaaaaaaatagcAGTTTAGATACCTGAAGATGAATTACTCAACAAATATGACACCATTAGTTTCATAATTGGATCTCTAGGGATTTTGTTTGATACATATTGTAGGAATCCATAGATATTCAGAAATGTAGGTATACCTGCTTTCAAATTTATAAGGACCTGTCAAAGTCgacaattataattttgtttcttcCTTTTTCACTTTCAAGTGACAAATCTTTGTGTAGTCTAAGTAACACCTTGTAGATAAAtgtgaaaatatttaatattagtaaaataacaataattaaagATGATAAATACTCGAATACACAAATATGATTCGTCTAACACGAGAAATGTGAATTCTGCTTTAAATTGATAGATaatggttttatttttttattttaaattatatatagtcACGGGTTATTTAAATGATTAACTATTATATACTTCATCCgtaaataaaaagaattcaactttcataaaaattaaaaatttaatttattatggttagattatgataatattttttaattgtgtttttaattctctaaaataaaacattatgaaTTAATGATTTACACAAATAACGCCGTTATAACAATgattaagaaaaacaaaatcattGCATTGATgatttataaaaactaaatccattatataatattatgtaataaaatttatttgcataaaatcatgcactttaactataatttaattaatctctatttaaataattaaaatgtagATTTAACAtcgattaaaaatattatatttacgactacatgatattttaataattttatatttaactaaCATTATTTCTATTTATGGAACATAAAGAatagtaatttttataattttacgaGACTCATGGGGTATACACTCAGCACTGGCTATGGTTTCGGATTGTCGGTTCGTAACCGGCGATTTACGATCCCATCTTAAGTGGAACATGCCGATTTCAATTCTGATTAGGCCAATTCTTAAATTTAAGCTTGAACTTGATCTACATTATTAGGTTAGATTGTTCTAAAATTTAATCTTGAGGCTTGGGCTAAAACAAATATGTTGAAATTATAGGTTTTCTCTTCTAACCAAAGAGGGATATTGCAATATTTTATATCATGAGTAAAAAGAATGGGAAAATAATGAAAACTGAATCACAATTGCAAAACAGATATAcctaaaaaaacatatatcaaATGGTTCATCGCACTCATAAACAATagctcaaataatataaacactAGGTAACAATATGTTAGGTTGTGAGTTTAATTTCTCCCACAAACATTTTACTTTTacgattataaaaataaaaaagttcatAGCTAAGATATTTGGACTCAATCCATATGGCCCAAGTGACTTGCATGAAAGATgcctaattttttattttttattttaaaataattttaaaattggaacCAGCAATTTCAAATACAAAATCAGACTGAAACTGCCTCGTCTGCGATTCTTGACCAATTTCATTCCGGTTTTAGTTTTGATCAATTTTGAATCGATTTTGACCGGGTTGATTTTGGTGCGGTTTTAATTGAGAACCGCTTCATATTCAAGGTATACTcattaattttagtaaaataaattaaacaagaaaagtattaaaagataaaaattgcTATGacattatgtaattttttattattatatttagatAAACTGAATTTTTGAATACATTATTTATgctaattttttaatcaaattataatggGAAAAATAGCTCCAACAAGTAATAATCAATCTATTAATTccaatatcaataattaatcaATCATTCTAATACTTTTTAATATTCAATAGCTCTCACCTATTAATAGTGGATCAATAATTGTAATACCTTTAAAAAATTGTGTGGAGTGTGATCGGGTAAAAGATCTGAATATGGGAAGATATTGGAGGACTTGGTTGATTTATCATCAATGATTAATGACCCATTCTCAAACCAAATGAAAAACAAACTCTTTTTGGCAACAGAAGCGTAGCCTATCTTCTTAAATCTTTGAATAAACGAAATAAGACAAATTATATGTTTCTAGTGATTTGCCAGACTTGACAACTACGGATGAACCAACTCCACTAAAAAGAATTGcatttaaaattatcattttataggCGTTTTCTTTAGCTTTTATTGTTAGCTATTAgtagtatttttttaagaatttcaTTTATGTATTTGATGAAGGATTTTTACGATTGCTACTGTtttctaaaaatcaaaaaaaaaattgaatgtaaaaagcattattttaaagttttgttttCAACGATGCCCTGAAAATGTAATTGAAAAATGGCTTTTGAAACTCGGTTTGTCGCTACTAGAGCTATTGTCTCGACATGAATCATCTCGGCAATACAAATAGAGGAGAAGTGATAACTAGATCAAAAGACTCAATTCAGCTGTTACGTTTGCAAGGCCGGATGTTTAGGGATCGGAATGCCAACTGACATCTATCATTGAATTCACCCGAGCCGAGAGtatctattttattttgaaaacattCGGTGCCACAACTGATAGTTATTACTctctctattttaaaataattggtCATTTAAACAAACacaaagaaataattttttccaaatacgtagttaaaaaaaaattaatataattgtagaaattaaaagatttggtctTAATTCATAAAATACGTAAAGgtttagatataaaaaataattaaacctttatttttataatttttagatatacaaaaagtatattaataaataatttttttattagttcatcttatattgaaataaaaaatattaatttatttgaagaCAACTATACAATTTTTATTATGATAAGACTTTTATACttgtttactaaatataaaaggTTATCTATAATTTGAAGTGTTAAAAATAATAGCAAATGAATCCCAAGGCGCAGATAAGTTGGTAAAGCGCTCTTTTGACTAAGGTGAGGTTgcggttcgaaccgtactc is part of the Mercurialis annua linkage group LG3, ddMerAnnu1.2, whole genome shotgun sequence genome and encodes:
- the LOC126671595 gene encoding protein NRT1/ PTR FAMILY 2.8; this translates as MEDLIRLPSSSSVSLSRSPPPPPPPPPPPPRKVGGWRAIKFILGNESFEKLASMSLIANIIVYLQSRYNMEGVFNVTVFTVWSGSSNITSLLGAVLADTYLGRFYTLLFGSFFSLMGMAGMTLTAAIPTLTPPRCHGSGANCPQADKWQLAFLFVSLGFLSIGAGGIRPCNIAFGADQFDTTTAKGRSQLESFFNWWYFFFTVALVIALTVVVYIQTSVSWMIGFIIPTACLFVSISIFLIGYNTYIRKAPRGSVFADMINVTIAACRKRKLTITSDTKYSFYEPPMDASELHHKLAHTDRFKFLDKAAMISDQSELDDRGIAKNSTRLCSLQQVEQLKCLVAIGPVWVSGILCFIPMDQQNSFGILQAIQMNRTVGKKFVIPPGWMGLTSMIALSLWIYFYERIYLPGSKKFTGKERRMTLQQRIKVGIVMSILCMLVGGVVEKQRRDSALRNGTFTAPLSIVAIFPQFVLSGLIEAFGAVAIMEFYTTGMPESMRTVAGAVFFLSLSITSYISTLLINIIHSVTGKNGKTPWIGGHDLNHNRLDHYYYLIACLAVFNLIYFSCYASRYVVAKKHHNTGSIKSETDTSNSCHYSSNLSTKDSVHDEEKELETRGRH